One genomic region from Bacteroidales bacterium encodes:
- a CDS encoding metal-dependent hydrolase, with translation MANFHEHQRKGAITGCLTGAGCYFFFHFKEKEKNPEKKFNVLELLGCTTLGGITGAVAGVLPDKLEPASNPNHRKFFHSAIFCFIVSWLTLKIVQKHEASLFVKVLALAGLTGCVTHIALDSKTPKSVPLIPKLD, from the coding sequence ATGGCAAATTTCCATGAACATCAAAGAAAAGGAGCGATAACCGGCTGTTTAACTGGTGCAGGCTGCTATTTTTTCTTCCATTTCAAGGAGAAAGAGAAAAATCCTGAAAAAAAATTCAATGTACTTGAGCTACTAGGTTGTACAACGTTGGGAGGGATAACAGGTGCTGTTGCAGGTGTTCTTCCTGACAAACTTGAACCGGCCAGTAATCCAAATCATAGAAAGTTTTTTCATAGTGCTATTTTTTGTTTCATAGTAAGCTGGCTTACCTTAAAAATAGTTCAAAAACACGAAGCAAGCCTCTTTGTTAAAGTGCTTGCTTTAGCAGGATTGACAGGATGCGTAACCCATATCGCACTGGATAGCAAAACCCCAAAGTCAGTTCCATTAATTCCGAAGTTAGATTAG